The genomic region GTCGATAGTCGCCAGGATCGCGGTGACGCGCTTGTCCTTGCTTTCCTTTTTTTTATTGGATGGGAGCGGCGCGGTGAGCATCTGGGAAAGCGGCGTGATCGATTGCAGCGCCTTTTCCGGGCCTTCGATCTTGACGAGATCGTCCAGGACGAGTGTGACGGCGTTTGCTTCGAACTTTCGCAGGATGTGCGACTGTGCCACCAGATCGTTCACATACTTGTCGGTCGCTTCGCCTTCGTCGATGGAAGACAGGCCCTGAACGTCCGCGAGGTAGCCGCGCTGATGATCGGCCAGGGACTGCAAGGTGTATCCCAGGCGCATCGCCGCCTTTTGTACGGTGCTGGGAGCATCCGGCGCGGCGACTGCGGCGGCGGGCGCGGCCGGCGCCGGGTCTGCCGCGCGCACGGGAATGGCGGCGCCGGCCAGCGCGGCGGCCGCCAGGGTGAAGGCAAATTTATTAAAGCTCATCGACGGAGATATTCCCATTCGTATAGATGCAGATCTCGGAGGCGACGCGCAGGGCCTTTTCGGCGATCTCGCGCGCCGACAGATCCGTGTTCTCCAGCAGCGCCTTGGCGGCGGCCTGGGCGTACGGTCCGCCGCTGCCGATGGCCGCGATGCCGTCGTCGGTCTCCAGGACATTGCCGTCGCCGGAGATCACGAGGAGGTACTCGGGGTCGGCGACGATCATCAGCGCCTCAAACCGGCGCAGCACCCGGTCCGAGCGCCATTCCTTGGCGAAGTCGATCACGGCGCGGCGCAGATTGCCGTTGACCCCCTCCAGGATCGCCTCGAAGCGGTCCGCGAGCGCCTGGGCGTCGGCGGCGCTGCCGGCGAAGCCGGTCAGGATCTTTCCATTGTACAATCGGCGTATCTTTTTGGCGGTGTTTTTCATCACCGTCTTGTCCAAAGTCACCTGGCCGTCGCCCGCGATGGCGACCTTGCCGTTCCGTTTCACGCCCACGATCGTGGTGGCGTGCATCTTCACTTCCATGCAAATTTCTCCTGGGTTTTGCCCCTGCCGGGCGTCCCGTATTGGCGCATTGACAGTTCACCGCCTAACTGGTATAATCCTGTTTCAGAGATTGCGGAGTTTTTCACAATGTCCGGCGCCACTTCTCAAAAACTGTCTCATGTCCCTGTTTTGGACCAGCCCGTCACCCCGGCGGAGAAGGCGCGATACGTGCGCTCGATGTTCGACGACATCGCGCACCGATACGATCTTCTGAACACCGTTCTGTCCGCTGGAATTCACCATTCGTGGCGCACCTTCGCCACACGCTGCGCCGCTCTTCAGCCTGGCGATCAGGTGCTGGATCTTTGTACGGGAACCGGTGATTGGACCGTCCTGCTGCGCCGCGCCGTCGGCCCGCGCGGCCAGGTCATCGGTCTCGACTTCTCCCTTCCCATGCTGCAAAGCGGAATTCGCAAGTTCAAGCAGGCGCGGGCGCAGTTCGCGCAGGGCGACGCCGTGCGTCTGCCGCTGGCGTCCGGCGTGTTCGACGCCGTGACCGTCGCGTTTGGAATCCGTAATGTGGCCGAGATCGATCGGGCGTTCGTGGAGATCGCGCGAGTCCTGAAGCCGGGCGGCCGGGTGGTTTGTTTGGAGTTCGCGACGCCGCATCCCGGATTGTTTCAACAGTTCTACTCCCTGCACTCGCGTTATGTGATGCCCCGCCTGGGCGGAGCCCTCAGCGGTCGTCCTGACGCTTATACATACTTACCTGAATCGGTCATCCGTTTCAAAACTCGCGAAGAATTGGCGCAGATCATGCGCGACGCGGGTTTGAACCCCGTCCGATATGTCGATTTGACCTTTGGTCTGGTCTGCGTCCACGTCGGACACAAGCCGGACGCCGCGTGAGCGGACTCCCAGAAAGCACCGCGATGAGCGCACCCGCAACCAGCCCGCCTTCCATGGCGGAAGATCCTCTGGGCCAGAAGCCCGCCAGCGAGACGGGATTTTTGGATCCGATCCTGAGCGATCTGTCGGCGGTCGAGACCCTGCTCAATGAAGAGATCCGGTCCGACGTCCGCGCCGCCTACGCCATTTCCGGCCACACGCTATCCGCCGGCGGCAAGCGCCTGCGTCCCGCGCTGCTCGTGCTCTCGGCGCGCGCCGCGCAGTGCGCCTATCCCGCCCGCACCATCACCGCCTCCGCTTCCGCCGCAGAACTGATCCATATGGCGTCGCTGATCCATGACGACGTGGTGGACAACGCGACTGAGCGGCGTGGGCGTCCGACGGCGAACGCCGCCTATGGCAACCAGATCAGCGTTCTGGTCGGCGATTATCTCCTGGCGAAGAGCATTTACCTTGCGGCGCGCGAGGGCAACATCGACGTCATCCGTGTCTTCAGCAACGTCACCATCGGCCTGAGCGAAGGCGAAGTGCTTCAGATCACGGCCAAGGGCGATGTCGATACGACGGAAGAGACCTACCGCAAGATCATCGAGAAGAAGACCGCCGGGTTTATCGCCGGCTGCTGCGAGATCGGCGGCATGCTCGCCGAGGCGCCGCCGGAATCGATCGCCGCGCTGGCGTCCTACGGCATGAACTGCGGCCTCGCCTTCCAAGTCGCCGACGATCTGCTGGACTACGTCGGCGACCCCAAAGTGACCGGCAAGGCGCTCGACGGCGACCTGCGCGAAGGCAAGATGACCCTGCCGCTGATTCTCGCCGTGCGCGACGCCAGCGAAGCCGAGCGCGAGCAGCTCATGCAGACCCTGCAAACTCCCGAAGACCTGTCCGACGCCGATATCGCGCGGGTCCACCAGGCGATCGAAAACTGCGACGGCTACCGGCGCACCATGGAAGCGGCGCAAGCCTACGCTCAGAGCGCGAAAGACGCTCTGTCGGTTCTGCCCGCCTCCCTGTACCGCGACTCCCTGGCCGCCCTCGCCGACTACGCCGTGACGCGGCAGCGCTAGGCGCGGCGCAAATGCGTCTTTTCTGGACGCCAAGCGTTTAACAAAGATTAGTCACACCCTGGCGGCGCAAGCGCCAAGGATATTTGCCGTCCTCTGGCGAACCCTTTCCCCGACCTCATCCGTTCAACGCTCAGGAGGCCGTCAATGCCCGCTGGTAAATGGACGTTCGACAATCCCGTCATCGCCAAGGAGCTGCGTGGGCGCATGCGCGGGCCGCGCGCTTACTGGATGCTGTTTGGGTATCTGAGCCTGCTCTCCGTCTCCACGCTGCTTTCGTATTACGCCTGGTGGCGCTCGCACGCCTCAGAGCTCGCCAACGGCGCGATCGCCGGCAGCTTCACGGCGGGACGCGAGTTCTACATGATCCTGTTCGCCGTGCAGGCGTGCTTGGTCGCCCTGATCGCTCCGGCGCTTACCTCGGGGGCGATCTCCATTGAGCGCGAGCAGCGGACGCTGGAGATGCTCCAGTGTACGACGCTCCGCCCGCGCGCGCTGGTTGCCGGGAAGCTCGTCGCTTCCTTGTCCTATGTGATCCTGCTGCTCACTTCGTCGATCCCCCTGATCTCGCTGTGTTTTCTGCTCGGCGGCGTCTCTCCCGAGGAGGTCGGCGCGGCGTACTTGATGCTGATCTGCGACGCCTTCTTCTTTGGCTCCGTCGCGCTCTGCTGGTCGGTTTACGCGGCGAACACCGTTACGTCCGTGATCCTGTCGTATCTGACGCTCGTGGTTTATTTTTGCGTGACGCTGCCGCTGGGACTGGCCGGGCTCTTTGGCGGCTTCGGCATGGGGCGGATCTCCCTGGTGGCGCTGAACCCGGTCGGCGCGATGGCCGCGACGAGTTCCGAGTCCTGGTACGGAGCGCATGCGCCTGCGTGGGGGCTGGCCGTGCTGGTCAATGGGGGATTGGCGCTGCTTGCCTGCCGTCTGGGCGTGCATCGCTTGGAGGATGAAGCGATCCGGCGCACGTTCCGTCTGCGCTGTTATCTGTTCGCCGTGATCATGGGATTGATCGTGGTCGTGGACGGCGGAAATCTCGGAGTGTTGACGGGGGGCGCTGGCGCTGACCGAATGGCCGTTTTGGGAGCGGTTGGGCTGGGAGCGCTGCTGCTCTTCCTCCCGCCGCTGGTCACCGGAGAAGCGCGAGACCTCGATCCGCCTTATGGAGCGCAGGGATGGCGCTGGCTGACGTTCGACGTGCGGGACGTATTCCGGACCGCTTCGCTGCGCGCGGTCTTCCCAACGGCTGTGGTGACGACCCTGGCGGCGTCGGCGGCCTCCGCAATCGCCTGGATGGCCTGGAGGAAAGTCGTGTCGGGCGCATTCCGCATTCCGCATTTGGCCGTGATCCTTGCCCCGTCGCTCGCGCTTCTGCTCTCGGCAAGTATCTTTATCGCGGGAATCGGCCTGTTTCTGTCCGTGCTGCTCCGAAACCGCTGGGGCGCATTATGCCTGTCCTATGTGGCGATCTTTCTGGCGATGGTCGCGCCGGCGATCGCCTATCTGAGCGTCGATAATGAAGACGCCGCCCGAGTCGCTCATGACCCCGGGATTTACCTGATGTACCTCTCTCCGGTCACCGCCGTCGCCGAAGCTGTTCAAACGTTCGATCCCGCTCCCTACAACAAACTGGCGCTCGGTCCGTATTTGGCCGGCTATGGACACGGCATGGTCTGGGCGATCAGCTCGGTCCTCTACGTGCTCTTGGCCGCGGTCCTGGCCGCGCTCGCGCACCGGATCCACGCCCGCCGCGCCGCCGGCGAACGCGTCCGCGCCGCGAAAGCCGACAAAACAAACGCCGCCGCGTAAAACGCGGCGGCGATTCCCCGATCCTCAAACTTCTCTGAGTTCGCTAAAACTTCTTGATCGCCAGCAGCACGCGGCCGAGGATGGATACATCCTGGCTGATGATGGGCTCGAAGTCCGGGTTCTGCGGCTGTAAGCGCACGCCGCCTTTTTCTCCGTAAAATGTTTTGACGGTTGCGTCGTCGCCGATCAGGGCGACGACGATTTCGCCGTCGCGCGCCGTGGTTTGTTTGCGGGCGATGACGATGTCGCCGTTATCGATCCCCGCGCCGACCATGGAGCGCCCCGTGACTTCCAGGGCGAATAGATCGCGTCCGCTCTCGGACCCGCGCGGCAGCAGGGAGAGGGGCAGGGGAAGCATCTCGGGCGTCTCGGACTGTTCGGCGAGCATGGGGACGCCGCCGGCCACTTTTCCCAGCAGCGGCACGCAAATGGCGCGGCCGAGCTGCATGGGAGTCCCCTCGTCCATCAATTCGATTCCACGTTTGTAGCGATCTCGCCGAATATAACCTTTGAGTTCGAGATTATCTAAATGTTTTTTGACCGTGCAGCTGGAGCTCAGATTGACGAGCGCGCCGATTTCGCGGACCGTGGGGGCGTGACCCCGGATTTCTATCTGCTGTCGAATGACAGCGAGTATGTCTTGCTGTTTTTCGGTTAAAGTAGTCATTAAGGAACCTCATAGAGTGCAAAAGAGGCGGAATAAGTGCATATAGCGCTAGTATACCCGCATTTACGCAAGCGTTCACACAAAAGTTTCTTTTTTTACGCTCTTGGGGATAACTTTTCTTGACTCGGGAGCCGTTCTTTGGTATACTCTGGGTGTGGCGAACATTAGTTTGCCCGAAACATTAGTTTGCTGTGTTGATCAACTGTTGAGGAGACTTCCGATGGGTGCTTTGAGAATTGATGTGTGTGAGAATGCGGCGTCAGACGAGCTCGTGGAGAGCGTTTCCGCTCCGCGTCTGGTGCTGACCAGCTTTGAAGAACTGCCGCCCGAAGTCAAGAAGACTTCGCCGGTGAAAAATAACGCGCGTGTTCGCCGCGAGCGCCGCCGCCGGCGCGACGGCTACTGGCTTTCGGCTGTAATGATCTGCCTGACCATGGCCGCCGGAGGCGGCGTCTGGAGCACGCTGGCGCATATGCAGGCGGCGCATCCCGAGGAGACAATTACCGTTACGGTCAAGCCGGGCGATACGCTCTGGAAGTACGCCAAACGCTTCGGATCCTCGGATCGCTACATTCTGGACCAGGTCGACGATCTGGCGCGCGCGAACTCACTGTCGAGCCGCGCGGCGCTGATCCCGGGACAGCATTTGAAGATCGCGGTCACCAATCCCGTCGAGCTCGCGAAGCTGGAGACGAGCCGCGAACTAAAGCTCGCTCATCGGTAATATTGCCCGCTCATTTTGCTGGGACGGCTGAAATGCAAACGCCCCGCCTGTCGACTAAGACAGGCGGGGCGTTTGTTTGCGCGTCGGTCTTAAGAAACTTAAGTCTTAAGACTACGTTTCTTAAGAAACGCCGGCGGGTTCGGCGTCGTACGCCGTCGCGGCTTCACGGACTTCGCGGCCTTTGTTTTCCTTTTGACAGGTCGGGCAGAGATCGACGCCGTAGTTGCGGATCGACAGTTCGTGCTGGGACTTGGTCAGCGTTTTATTGCAGTTCTGGCACGTGGGCGGTCCGGAGGGCGCCTCGGGCTTTGGCTTTGCCTCAGCCGGGTCTTGCGCGGCTTTCCCGCTGGGAGCCGGCTCCTCGCCGAAGGGATTGTCGTCGTCCTCCAGGGCGGGGCGGGATGGGCGCTGTTCCTGCGCCGCCGGCGCGCCGGCGCGCTGCGGGCGTCCGTTATCCTGCGGGCGTCCATTGTCCACGCGCCCAATGTCCTGTGGGCGTCCGTTATCCGAGCGGCCGTTGTCCGGCGCGCGGTCGAAGCGCGGAGGAGGGGAGGGCGCGCGGTCAAAGCGTCCGTTCGGCGGTCCATTGAACCGGTCGGGCCCGCCGCCGCCTTGCGGGCTGTCGGCGAAGCGCCCGACGGTGACTTCGTCGAGCTCCGGCGCGAACTGCGTGCCGTAGCCGCAGAGGGCGAGCGCGCGTCCGACCGCGCCGGTCTCGGCCTTTTCGATATAATCGCCGAAGCCCTTGATGTCTTCTTTCTTCGTCCCCATCGCCATCAGGCGCCCTTCCGCGTTATAGATCCTCGCGCGGAAGATCGCGTAGTTCTTATCGGAGTCGATCGTGATCGGCTCCGTCTCAATTCCCCAGTCCGGATGCTCGCTCCGGAACCAAATCAGACGGGCGGATACCGGAAGATAGGACCGTCCCCCTTGAACTTTGATCAAATGCCGATTCGGATCAAACGTCATCACTCTGCTCCTTAAACCTTGTCAACAATCATCTCTGAACACCGCAAAAGTGTAGATTTTCATTCAAACACCTGTTCGACTAACAGAGGTATTTTACCATAATCTAGTATCGATGTCAAACTTTTATTAAATTTTTTATTATCTATGAATAGCAACAACAGTCAATGCTGAGCTTAACAGAGATTTAACAGAAACAGTCGCGTTGACATTGCCACATATCATATGAGATAATCCCCTTGCGTTGATGAACTAGCAAAGGTCGGCTCGCCATAAGGCGTTCCGGCATGGCGCGTTCCGGAGGTGTCCGGTTCGCGTGCAACCCAAACCTGAGGAGGAGACCATTTGCGAAACACACAAACGACGCGCGTGACTCGGAGCGTATCCGGATTAGAAGTAACATCCGGCGCTGTTGATTCCCACACGTGCGCACCCATGAAGACGTCCCGAAGAAGTAAGACTTCCGTACGTTCTTTCTCTTACATCGCCGTCGCTGGAGTATTCGCGACCGCAACGATGCTTTGCCCCTTTACCGTCCTGGCGCAGAACGCACCCGTTCTCGCCGCGCCGGCCCAGGGATCTCCCACCCCCACCGCGGATGTGAACCGCGGCGCAGCGGAGACGTCCACCGTTCTCGTGACGGATGGCGCCCAGCATGCACAGATCTTCCAAACTGTCGGCCGCACTGTCGCGGGCGCATTGGAAGAGATGAAGATCACCCTCAGCCCTGGCGACAAAGTCGCCCCCCCGCTGACCGCTTCCGTGACTACCGGCACGCCGATCACGATCACTCGTGTCCGTACGGAGAAGCAAACGGAAACGGCGGCAATTCCTTACAAGACCGTCTTCCGGATGAGCCCCGGCGTTCCCGCCGGCCAGATCGTCAAAGGCGCGCATGGACGCGCCGGCGTTCTCACCAAGACGTTCCTCGCGACCTATACGAACGACCATCTGACGAGCCGCAAGCTTGTCTCCAAGGTCGTCACGAAGCCCGCGCAGGATGAAGAGACCCTGGGCGGCGTTCGCCAAATGGCGCGCGCGCTGCCGTCGCGCGGCGGCTCCTATCAGCGCCTCCGCATGATCTCGATGGTCGCGACCGGTTACTCTCCGCGTGAGGGCAACGGACGCGGCATTTGCGCTACGGGAATGCGCGCCGGTTACGGCGTCGTGGCGGTCGATCCTCGCGTGATCCGGCTCCACTCCCGGCTTTACATCGAAGGCTACGGCTACGCCGTCGCTGGAGACACGGGCGGGGCCATCAAAGGCCGCCGTGTGGACCTCGGCCATAATACTTATCGTGAAGCCTGCAATGTGGGCCGCAAGCACGTCAAAGTCTGGGTGCTCGATAACGCCCGCTAATTGCTTTGACAAAACTAGTACGAACGCAAGAATCGCCCTGGCAAATCGCCGGGGCCTTTTTTTGTCCGCCGCCATAGGCCATTTTAGACAATCAGGTACAATGCCGGAATGAACTTATCCAGCCCCGCCGTCGTTTCCGCGATCCTCAAGCGCCACGACCTGCGCCCACGCCGTCGTTTCGGCCAGAACTTCCTGATTGACGCCAATATGCTCGGCAAGATCGTGACCGCCGGCGGGGTCGGCCCGGGCGATCAAGTTCTGGAGATCGGCGCCGGCCTCGGCGTGCTGACCCATGCTCTTGGGGAAACGGTGACGCCCGAGGGACGCGTGGTGACGGTGGAGATCGACCGGGACTTGCTGCCGGTGCTGGAGGAGACCATCGGCTCGCTGGCTCAGGTGAATGTCGTCTCCGCCGACGCCCTTTCGCTCGACTGGCCCGTCTTCCTGCGCGAGCAGTTCTCCGAAGACAAACCCGTCCACACCATCGCCAACATTCCCTATAACATCACGACGCCTTTGCTGACGACGATGGTTGAGAACAAAGACCGCATTTGCGTGATCGTCCTCCTCGTCCAAAAAGAAGTCGCCCAGCGCCTCGCCGCCGCGCCCGCGACCTCCGACTATGGCTCTCTCAGCGTCTACGCCCAGTACCACGCCAAAGTCGAGATCATCGCGACCGTGTCCCGCCGCGTCTTCCTGCCCGCCCCCGACGTCGACAGCGCCATCGTCCGCCTCACCCCGTACACCGAGCCGCCGATCCGCGCCCAGGACGAACCCACCTTCTTCGCCGTCGTCCGCGCCGCCTTCGGCCAGCGCCGCAAAGCCCTCCCCAACGCCCTCACCGGCGACCCCGCCCTCGGCTGGGACCGCGACAAGGCGGCGAAGGCGCTCAGCGCGGCGGGGATCGATCCGCAGAGGCGAGGGGAGACATTGTCGGTAGCGGAGTTTGTGAAATTGGCCGATTCTGGTCTCTAAAAGCTTTTTATCGCTGTTTGATGTACAATAACGCTATTCCGGCTCATGACAGCCGAATCTCATCGGGTAACGCCCGAATCCTCACACTGGCCCGCGTCAGCCATGAAGACGCAGTGGAATGGGATCTTATGTCGTTGTCAGCAATTACGAGAATTTAGATCGAGCCCTGATCGATTTACGAAAACGAGTGCGGAATGAGTATGGACGCCCCTGGTACAAACGGCGTTATGGTTTTTACGAAAAACCGAGCGAGCTGAAACGCAAGCGCAAGAAAATGGGCAGGAGACGCGGCGGCTCCTCTTGCTTCTTTCATCCGGGCTCCCTAAAGCTTCATATCGAGCAAAAAGAGATCTTTGCCCGAACCGGACCGACGACGTCGGTGCAGAAGTAGTCGAACCCCATATCTTCTCCGGAGTCCAAAAAAGCCCAGCGGCAATGCCGCTGGGCTTTTTGAATTTTTCTGCTTAAACGCTGGGAACGTTTTCCCACTTCTTCGTCTCCGCCGCCTTCTCCACCGTTTCCAGAATCACGTTGTTCACGTAGCCGTCGTAGAAGTTCGGCGAGGGCATCTCGTCTTTTCCGAGGGCTGTGAAAACATCAAACAAGAAGTTAATGAAGGTATGCTCGTAGCCGATGTTGTGGGCGGTGGGCCAGTAGTGGCCGCTGTAGGGGTCCTGGCCGCTGGTGACGCTGACGGTTCGGTAGCCGAAGGTGCCGGCGTGGGTGTCTTCGGTATAGATATTCAGCTCGTTGGGGCGCTCCATGTTGAACTGGACGCTGCCCTTGCTGCCGTTGATCTCGAACTGGTTGTAGTTCTTGCGGCCCAGCGCGAACCGGGAGGCTTCGAATGTGCCGACGGCGCCACTCGCGAAGCGAGCTAAGAACAGAGAGGCGTCTTCCACAGTCACTTCGCCCATGACGTCGGAGGCGACGCCGCCCATGCGGTCGTCGGTCGCGGCGAGTTCGGGACGCTGTTTGACAAAAGTTTCCATTACCGACGAAACTTCATCGATCTCGCCGACCAGCCAGCGGGCAGTGTCCACGAGGTGCGCGTTTAGATCGCCGTTGACGCCGCTGCCCGCCAGGTCTTTGCGCAGGCGCCAGACGAGGGGGAAGTTGGGATCGACGATCCAGTCTTGCAGATACGTCGCGCGCCAGTGGTAGATCTTGCCGATCGCGCCTTCGTCGATGAGCTGCTTCGCCAGCGTGATCGCGGGCATCTTGCGATAATTAAAATAGATGGCGTGCTTGACGCCGGCCTCGCGGACGGCGTCGTACATCGCCTTGGCTTCGGCGGCGGTGTTGCCGAGCGGCTTTTCGCACAGGATCGTCTTGCCGGCCTTGGCGGCGGCGATGGCGATCTCGGCGTGCAGATTCCCCGGCACGGCGATATCGATGATATCGATATCGTCGCGCGCGATGAGCTTGCGCCAATCCGTCTCATAGCCTTCCCAGCCCATGAGACCGGCGGCGCGCTGGACGCCGGCCTCATCGCGGCCGCAAATGGCCTTCAGGACGGGTTTGACTTCGAGTTCGTCGAAGAACCGACCGACTTGTCGGTAAGCGTTCGAGTGGGCCTTGCCCATGAACTTGTAACCGATCAATCCCACATTCAATGTCTTTTGCGGCATGGAAGTCCTCTGAGAAGACCTCGCGCTTTATTGCGCGAGGTAGTTGACGATCTTCGCCTTGGCGCGCAGGGTCTGCAAGTAGGCCGGAACCTGCTGTGCGAGCTGCTGCTGCTGAGCCTGCTTGGCCGCCGCGTCGTAGAGCGGCTTGTCCGCCGGCGTCGGGTCGGCGCTGGTGCTGTCCGCCTTGATCAAGTGGAGGCCGTACATCGACTTGACGGGCGTCGGGGTGACTTCACCCTTCTTCAGCTTGAGCGCGGCCGCGAGGAAGGTCGGATCAAACTGCGTCTGGGCGTTGATGATTCCCAGGTCGCCGCCCTTTTCCTTGTTGCTCGGGTCCTCGGAGTACTGCTTGGCGAGGTCTTCGAACTTCTGACCGGCCTTCAGCGCGTCCTGGATCTTCGCGATGATCGTCTGCGCTTCCGCCTCGGTGTGCGGCTTGGCGTCGGGAGCGCCCGTCGGATTCTGGGTCAGGATCAGGATGTGGCGCACGTGCAGCGACGGGATCGTCTGGACAGTGCCGCCGGCCAGTTTTTCCGCCAGCACGCGGTAACGAATGTTATCCTTGAACTCCGCGAGGCTGCGGTGGTTCTGCGCGAGCAGGTCCTCCAGCGAGCGTCCGGGGAACTGCTGGGCGATCTGCTGGCGCGCTTCGGCGATGCGCGACGCGATATCGGCGGGAGTCGCGGTGACGTTCTTCTTCTTCGCTTCCTGGTCCAGGAGCATGTTGTTGATGAACTGATCGACGAGGCTGGGGCCGGCGACTTTCAGCGCCAGCGCGGAGACCTGCGCCGTGGTGATCTTCTCGCCATTGACGGTCGCGGCGACGCCGGGAGGTCCAATGAGCGGCTTAGGCTTGGGGGCCGGCGCCATGGGCGGCGGCGGGGTGAACGGCCGCGACGGCGGAGGCGGGGGCGGTCCGGGATCGGTGGCCGGGGGCGCGGGCGGCGCCGGGTTGGCGGCCGGGGCGGGAGCCGCATTGACCGCGGGAGCCACCGGAGCGGCGTTCGCCGGCGGCGCCGGAGGCGTGGGATTATTGTTCTGGGCGAAGCCTGTGCCGGCGGCGCCGAGCATCATGGCGACGGCGGCGGGCCAGGGGGAAAATCGGCGTTTCAAGTAAGATAGACTCCTTTCACATTCAAGGCGAATGCGCGCTCCTATGTTACACGAAATGAGAAGGAGCGTCAAGAGTTTACCCGTAGAAATACGGGGATTTGTCCCTATCCGCCTTACAATTGACGGATAGGGGGCGGGACTGATGAGATTGGATTAAACCAGCGCCGCTTCCGTGCGCCGGGACTGCTCCAGATAGACGCTCAGCACGGCGATGTCGGCGGGGGTGACGCCGGGGATGCGGGACGCCTGGCCGAGGGTCGCGGGCCGCACGCGCTTGAGCTTTTCCCGGCCTTCCGTGGAGATGGCGCGGATCGGGGCATAGTCGAACGCTTCGGGGATGGCGACATCCTCGCGGCGGCTCGCCGAAAGCACTTGCTCCTGCTGCCGCTTGATGTATCCGTCGTACTTCACCTGAATCTCGACTTGCTCGGCGATGATCGGGGCGATTGCCGGACCTGAGGCGAGGGCCTCCAGGCCGCCGTAGCGCATTTCGGGGCGGCGCAGGATCTCTTCGAGTGATGTCCGCTGGCTGATCGGCGCCATGCCGAGCGAGGCGAGCTGCGCGTTGTGCGCGCCCGTCAAATATGTCGTGCGCAGGCGCGCCTTTTCCATCTCGACCGCCGCGCGCTTTTCCTGGAAACGCTCCCAGCGCTCGTCGGGGACAAGGCCGGCGTCGCGCCCGAACTCGGTCAGGCGCAAATCGGCGTTGTCCTGGCGCAGCAAGAGCCGATGCTCGGCGCGGGAGGTCAGCAGGCGATAGGGCTCGTCGGCGCCCTTGGTCACGAGGTCGTCGATCATGACGCCGATATAGGCTTCCGAGCGCTTCAGTACAAAGGGATTGCGTCCGAGCGCGCGCAGCGCGGCGTTGGCGCCCGCCATCAGTCCCTGCGCGCCGGCTTCTTCATACCCCGACGTGCCGTTGATCTGGCCGGCGAGAAACAGGCCGGGCAGGCGCTTGGTCATCAGGGCGTGGGTCAGCTCGGTCGGCGGCACGGCGTCGTACTCCACGGCGTAGCCGGCCTTCAGCATTACACACTCCTCCAGGCTGGGGATGGTGTGCAGAAACGCCAATTGGACTTCCTCGGGCAGCGAGGTGCTGGTTCCCTGGACGTAGATAGAATCCGTGTCCCAGCCTTCCTGCTCCAGAAACACTTGATGGCTTTCGCGCTGGCTGAACTTGACGATCTTGTCTTCAATGCTCGGGCAGTAGCGGGGACCCAGCCCTTCAATATATCCGCCGTAC from Capsulimonas corticalis harbors:
- a CDS encoding peptidylprolyl isomerase; the protein is MKRRFSPWPAAVAMMLGAAGTGFAQNNNPTPPAPPANAAPVAPAVNAAPAPAANPAPPAPPATDPGPPPPPPSRPFTPPPPMAPAPKPKPLIGPPGVAATVNGEKITTAQVSALALKVAGPSLVDQFINNMLLDQEAKKKNVTATPADIASRIAEARQQIAQQFPGRSLEDLLAQNHRSLAEFKDNIRYRVLAEKLAGGTVQTIPSLHVRHILILTQNPTGAPDAKPHTEAEAQTIIAKIQDALKAGQKFEDLAKQYSEDPSNKEKGGDLGIINAQTQFDPTFLAAALKLKKGEVTPTPVKSMYGLHLIKADSTSADPTPADKPLYDAAAKQAQQQQLAQQVPAYLQTLRAKAKIVNYLAQ
- a CDS encoding Gfo/Idh/MocA family protein, with the translated sequence MPQKTLNVGLIGYKFMGKAHSNAYRQVGRFFDELEVKPVLKAICGRDEAGVQRAAGLMGWEGYETDWRKLIARDDIDIIDIAVPGNLHAEIAIAAAKAGKTILCEKPLGNTAAEAKAMYDAVREAGVKHAIYFNYRKMPAITLAKQLIDEGAIGKIYHWRATYLQDWIVDPNFPLVWRLRKDLAGSGVNGDLNAHLVDTARWLVGEIDEVSSVMETFVKQRPELAATDDRMGGVASDVMGEVTVEDASLFLARFASGAVGTFEASRFALGRKNYNQFEINGSKGSVQFNMERPNELNIYTEDTHAGTFGYRTVSVTSGQDPYSGHYWPTAHNIGYEHTFINFLFDVFTALGKDEMPSPNFYDGYVNNVILETVEKAAETKKWENVPSV
- a CDS encoding 30S ribosomal protein S21, yielding MGSYVVVSNYENLDRALIDLRKRVRNEYGRPWYKRRYGFYEKPSELKRKRKKMGRRRGGSSCFFHPGSLKLHIEQKEIFARTGPTTSVQK
- the rsmA gene encoding 16S rRNA (adenine(1518)-N(6)/adenine(1519)-N(6))-dimethyltransferase RsmA, whose translation is MNLSSPAVVSAILKRHDLRPRRRFGQNFLIDANMLGKIVTAGGVGPGDQVLEIGAGLGVLTHALGETVTPEGRVVTVEIDRDLLPVLEETIGSLAQVNVVSADALSLDWPVFLREQFSEDKPVHTIANIPYNITTPLLTTMVENKDRICVIVLLVQKEVAQRLAAAPATSDYGSLSVYAQYHAKVEIIATVSRRVFLPAPDVDSAIVRLTPYTEPPIRAQDEPTFFAVVRAAFGQRRKALPNALTGDPALGWDRDKAAKALSAAGIDPQRRGETLSVAEFVKLADSGL
- the mnmG gene encoding tRNA uridine-5-carboxymethylaminomethyl(34) synthesis enzyme MnmG, whose amino-acid sequence is MNDYDVIVIGAGHAGAEAALAAARVGARTAVLTLDLDKVALMPCNCSIGGPAKGHLVREIDALGGQMGINADRTLTHIRMLNTGKGPAVQALRGQCDTKLYSQTMRATLDAAENVDLLAGAADDLIIENGAVAGVRTHTGETLRAPSVVITTGTFLRGMIHIGDKRIPAGRTGEAPSVALSDTIRGLGFPTVRLKTGTTPRIDKKSIDFSKTQPIESEPDSPPFSFMHDAVDIPGLLPSWLTYTNTRTRDVIQANLHRSAMYGGYIEGLGPRYCPSIEDKIVKFSQRESHQVFLEQEGWDTDSIYVQGTSTSLPEEVQLAFLHTIPSLEECVMLKAGYAVEYDAVPPTELTHALMTKRLPGLFLAGQINGTSGYEEAGAQGLMAGANAALRALGRNPFVLKRSEAYIGVMIDDLVTKGADEPYRLLTSRAEHRLLLRQDNADLRLTEFGRDAGLVPDERWERFQEKRAAVEMEKARLRTTYLTGAHNAQLASLGMAPISQRTSLEEILRRPEMRYGGLEALASGPAIAPIIAEQVEIQVKYDGYIKRQQEQVLSASRREDVAIPEAFDYAPIRAISTEGREKLKRVRPATLGQASRIPGVTPADIAVLSVYLEQSRRTEAALV